From one Catenuloplanes nepalensis genomic stretch:
- a CDS encoding ABC transporter permease, with product MSDMQSVAATEVPNLERARSLGQDAWRDLRHNWIFWFASAIALVVLLMAIAPSLFTPNDPADCSLSRQYAPGSGWALFGYDFQGCDIYARTVHGARASIWVGVLSTALASAIGLIFGLSSGFFGGWLDAILSRITDIVLGIPLLLAAIVLGKRLAAGDTGGSSGLLAVVVVLGILGWTTAARVMRSSVIAAKNQDYVAAARMLGAGNFRIMFRHILPNAIAPFIVVLTIALGQFIATEATLSFLGIGLKGNAISWGIDISTASKHVRESAPPLVAPSMFLAMTVLAFIMLGDAIRDAFDPKLR from the coding sequence ATGAGTGACATGCAATCGGTGGCCGCCACCGAGGTTCCGAACCTGGAGCGGGCCCGCAGCCTGGGCCAGGACGCGTGGCGGGACCTCCGGCACAACTGGATCTTCTGGTTCGCGTCCGCGATCGCGCTGGTCGTGCTGCTGATGGCGATCGCGCCGTCGCTGTTCACGCCGAACGACCCGGCGGACTGCTCGCTGTCGCGTCAGTACGCGCCCGGCAGCGGCTGGGCGCTGTTCGGCTACGACTTCCAGGGCTGTGACATCTACGCGCGTACGGTGCATGGTGCGCGTGCCTCGATCTGGGTCGGCGTGCTCTCCACCGCGCTGGCGTCGGCGATCGGGCTGATCTTCGGTTTGTCGTCCGGGTTCTTCGGTGGCTGGCTGGACGCGATCCTGTCCCGGATCACCGACATCGTGCTCGGCATCCCGCTGCTGCTCGCCGCGATCGTGCTCGGCAAGCGGCTGGCGGCCGGTGACACCGGTGGCTCGTCCGGTCTGCTGGCCGTGGTCGTGGTGCTCGGCATTCTCGGCTGGACCACGGCCGCGCGCGTGATGCGGTCGTCGGTGATCGCGGCCAAGAACCAGGACTACGTCGCGGCCGCGCGCATGCTCGGCGCGGGAAACTTCCGGATCATGTTCCGGCACATCCTGCCGAACGCGATCGCGCCGTTCATCGTCGTGCTCACGATCGCGCTGGGGCAGTTCATCGCGACCGAGGCCACGCTGTCGTTCCTCGGCATCGGCCTGAAGGGCAATGCGATCAGCTGGGGTATCGACATCTCCACGGCGTCGAAGCACGTTCGTGAGTCCGCTCCGCCGCTGGTCGCGCCGTCGATGTTCCTGGCGATGACCGTGCTGGCGTTCATCATGCTCGGCGACGCCATCCGCGACGCCTTCGACCCGAAGCTGCGGTGA
- a CDS encoding cell division protein PerM → MPSTPDRPAAGAQPDETLTDAEAAYLAARDTVPIDASDGRDLRTRDTVRLPLQRARAQAKAGRAPLAVAAAVASGWAFLVSFAPVVIVMWLAQLVEGAGSIGGSVIIGLGAWLLGHGVPLGTSLGPVGLAPLGLAVLIAWRLARAGVHVTRAIGARDDGTLRQAFSVAGAIGLGWGGLGLLAALLVGAGGGPEINALRAFGTLFAVGGLASLTGALRTTGALGELATRLPRFLRDAVRTGVVGGLLILATGAGSTGLAIALNGGDASDMISAYRTGVAGQAGITLVSLAYAPNVAIWAVGYLLGPGFSLGTHTTVQITQVSVGVLPTVPLVAGLPSGPLGGVGAALPAVPLVAAMLAGWLLHRRLRRAGRDPSRPPRVVPWRRLTAAAATSGPVAGVVLFAAAFVSGGPLGGGRLSELGTSAWQVGLIGTGVVTVGALAGAIASRMFVAGSKSGKPRAGTPSAG, encoded by the coding sequence ATGCCGAGCACCCCGGACCGTCCGGCCGCAGGCGCCCAGCCGGACGAGACGCTGACCGACGCCGAGGCCGCCTATCTCGCTGCCCGCGACACGGTCCCCATCGACGCGTCCGACGGACGGGACCTGCGCACCCGGGACACCGTGCGACTGCCGCTGCAACGGGCCCGCGCGCAGGCCAAGGCGGGTCGTGCCCCGCTCGCCGTGGCCGCCGCGGTCGCGTCCGGGTGGGCGTTCCTGGTCTCGTTTGCGCCGGTCGTGATCGTCATGTGGCTTGCGCAGCTCGTCGAGGGCGCCGGCTCGATCGGCGGCTCCGTGATCATCGGGCTCGGCGCCTGGCTGCTCGGCCACGGCGTACCGCTGGGAACCTCGCTCGGCCCGGTCGGCCTGGCGCCGCTCGGCCTGGCAGTCCTGATCGCCTGGCGGCTGGCCCGGGCCGGCGTGCACGTCACCCGCGCGATCGGCGCGCGGGACGACGGCACGCTGAGGCAGGCGTTCTCCGTCGCCGGTGCGATCGGGCTCGGCTGGGGCGGGCTCGGCCTGCTCGCGGCGCTGCTGGTCGGCGCGGGCGGCGGGCCGGAGATCAACGCGTTGCGCGCGTTCGGCACGCTCTTCGCGGTCGGCGGGCTGGCCTCGCTGACCGGCGCGCTACGGACCACGGGCGCGCTCGGCGAGCTGGCCACGCGCCTGCCCCGGTTCCTGCGCGACGCCGTCCGGACGGGCGTGGTGGGTGGTCTCCTGATCCTGGCCACCGGGGCCGGAAGCACCGGGCTCGCGATCGCGCTGAACGGCGGCGACGCCAGCGACATGATCAGCGCCTACCGCACCGGGGTGGCCGGGCAGGCCGGCATCACGCTGGTCAGCCTCGCCTACGCGCCGAACGTCGCGATCTGGGCGGTCGGCTACCTGCTCGGTCCCGGCTTCTCGCTCGGCACCCACACCACGGTCCAGATCACGCAGGTCAGCGTGGGAGTGCTGCCGACCGTACCGTTGGTGGCGGGTCTTCCGTCCGGGCCGCTCGGTGGCGTCGGCGCGGCGCTGCCCGCGGTGCCGCTGGTCGCCGCGATGCTGGCCGGCTGGCTGCTGCACCGGCGGCTGCGGCGGGCCGGCCGTGACCCGTCCCGGCCGCCGCGCGTGGTGCCCTGGCGCCGGCTCACCGCGGCCGCGGCCACGTCCGGGCCGGTCGCGGGCGTGGTGCTGTTCGCCGCCGCGTTCGTCTCCGGCGGTCCGCTCGGCGGCGGGCGCCTCTCCGAACTGGGCACGTCCGCGTGGCAGGTCGGGTTGATCGGCACCGGCGTGGTCACCGTCGGCGCGCTGGCCGGCGCGATCGCCTCCCGCATGTTCGTCGCAGGATCAAAATCCGGCAAACCCCGCGCGGGTACGCCGTCCGCCGGCTGA
- the purN gene encoding phosphoribosylglycinamide formyltransferase, translating into MNTPARLVVLISGSGSNLRALLDAAADPGYGATVVAVGADRDGIAGLDIAAEVGVPTFVDRVKDFTTRGEWDAALTAHVAEHKPDLIISAGFLKLVGAEFLAVFGDRYLNTHNALLPSFPGIHGPRDALEYGVKVTGATLFFVDAGVDTGPIVAQTVVPVLDGDTEADLTERIKEAERRQLVEQVGRLVREGWTITGRKVTIP; encoded by the coding sequence GTGAATACCCCCGCACGACTGGTGGTGTTGATCTCCGGCTCGGGCAGCAACCTCAGGGCGTTGCTCGACGCGGCCGCCGACCCCGGCTACGGCGCGACCGTGGTGGCCGTCGGCGCCGACCGGGACGGCATCGCCGGGCTCGACATCGCGGCCGAGGTCGGCGTGCCCACCTTCGTCGACCGGGTGAAGGACTTCACCACCCGCGGCGAGTGGGACGCGGCGCTGACCGCGCACGTCGCCGAGCACAAGCCCGACCTGATCATCTCCGCCGGGTTCCTCAAGCTGGTCGGCGCGGAGTTCCTCGCCGTGTTCGGCGACCGCTACCTCAACACGCACAATGCGCTGCTGCCGTCGTTCCCCGGCATCCACGGGCCGCGCGACGCGCTCGAATACGGCGTGAAGGTCACCGGCGCCACGCTGTTCTTCGTGGACGCGGGCGTCGACACCGGGCCGATCGTGGCGCAGACCGTCGTGCCGGTGCTCGACGGCGACACCGAGGCCGACCTGACCGAGCGCATCAAGGAAGCCGAACGCCGCCAGCTCGTCGAGCAGGTCGGGCGCCTGGTCCGCGAAGGCTGGACCATCACGGGAAGAAAGGTCACCATTCCATGA
- the purH gene encoding bifunctional phosphoribosylaminoimidazolecarboxamide formyltransferase/IMP cyclohydrolase — translation MTLTPGEASVVTAAVSATGAVGAATSGEAVVAGDTLAAADEHFRRPLRRALVSVYDKTGLAELAAALHAAGVEIVSTGSTASTIAATGVPVTRVEELTGFPECLDGRVKTLHPRVHAGLLADTRLESHRTQLADLGIAGFDLLVSNLYPFQETVASGAGVEEIIEQIDIGGPAMVRAAAKNHASLAVVTDPRAYPLVESALAEGGFTLRQRRALAARAFADIAEYDTAVAEWVAQELNPSEAWWPEFAGLALRRSAVLRYGENPHQKAALYADPAAPAGLAQAEQLHGKEMSYNNYVDADAAWRAANDMADAAVAIIKHANPCGIAVSFAGDVAEAHRKAHACDPVSAFGGVIAVNRPVTVEMAQQVTEIFTEVLVAPGYEDGAVEVLQAKKNLRILVAPAWAPASVEFRQVSGGLLAQTRDGIDAPGDAPSAWRLVAGESASAELLDELAFAWRAVRAVKSNAILLAADGATVGVGMGQVNRVDSARLAVARAGADRAQGSVAASDAFFPFADGLEVLTEAGVRAVVQPGGSVRDEEVIAAAQKAGITMYFTGARHFFH, via the coding sequence ATGACACTCACCCCAGGTGAGGCCTCGGTCGTGACGGCCGCGGTGTCCGCCACCGGTGCCGTCGGCGCCGCCACCTCGGGCGAGGCGGTCGTCGCGGGCGACACGCTGGCCGCCGCGGACGAGCACTTCCGCCGGCCGCTGCGCCGCGCGCTGGTCAGCGTCTACGACAAGACCGGCCTGGCCGAGCTGGCCGCGGCGCTGCACGCGGCCGGTGTCGAGATCGTCTCCACCGGGTCGACCGCCTCGACCATCGCCGCGACCGGCGTGCCGGTGACCCGCGTCGAGGAGCTGACCGGTTTCCCCGAGTGCCTGGACGGGCGGGTCAAGACGCTGCACCCGCGGGTGCACGCGGGCCTGCTCGCGGACACCCGGCTGGAGTCGCACCGCACGCAGCTCGCCGACCTGGGCATCGCCGGGTTCGACCTGCTGGTCTCCAACCTCTACCCGTTCCAGGAGACGGTCGCGTCCGGTGCCGGGGTCGAGGAGATCATCGAGCAGATCGACATCGGCGGGCCGGCCATGGTCCGCGCCGCGGCGAAGAACCACGCGTCGCTGGCCGTGGTGACCGACCCCCGGGCGTACCCGCTGGTGGAGTCGGCTCTCGCCGAGGGCGGCTTCACGCTGCGGCAGCGCCGCGCGCTCGCGGCCCGCGCGTTCGCCGACATCGCGGAGTACGACACGGCCGTCGCGGAGTGGGTCGCGCAGGAGCTGAACCCGTCCGAGGCGTGGTGGCCGGAGTTCGCCGGGCTCGCGCTGCGCCGCTCCGCGGTGCTGCGTTACGGCGAGAACCCGCACCAGAAGGCCGCGCTCTACGCCGACCCGGCCGCGCCGGCCGGCCTCGCGCAGGCCGAGCAGCTGCACGGCAAGGAGATGTCCTACAACAACTACGTCGACGCGGACGCCGCCTGGCGCGCCGCGAACGACATGGCCGACGCCGCCGTCGCGATCATCAAGCACGCGAACCCGTGCGGCATCGCGGTCTCGTTCGCCGGCGACGTCGCGGAGGCGCACCGCAAGGCGCACGCGTGCGATCCGGTCTCCGCGTTCGGCGGCGTGATCGCGGTCAACCGGCCGGTCACGGTCGAGATGGCCCAGCAGGTCACCGAGATCTTCACCGAGGTCCTGGTCGCGCCCGGTTACGAGGACGGTGCGGTCGAGGTGCTGCAGGCCAAGAAGAACCTGCGCATCCTGGTCGCACCCGCCTGGGCCCCGGCGTCGGTCGAGTTCCGGCAGGTCAGCGGCGGTCTGCTGGCGCAGACCCGGGACGGCATCGACGCACCCGGCGACGCGCCGTCGGCGTGGCGGCTGGTCGCGGGCGAGTCCGCGTCCGCGGAGCTGCTCGACGAGCTGGCCTTCGCCTGGCGCGCGGTCCGCGCCGTGAAGAGCAACGCGATCCTGCTCGCCGCGGACGGCGCCACCGTCGGCGTCGGCATGGGCCAGGTCAACCGCGTCGACTCGGCCCGCCTCGCGGTCGCCCGCGCCGGCGCCGACCGCGCCCAGGGCTCGGTCGCGGCCTCGGACGCGTTCTTCCCGTTCGCGGACGGCCTGGAGGTCCTCACCGAGGCGGGCGTCCGCGCGGTGGTCCAGCCCGGCGGCTCGGTCCGCGACGAAGAGGTCATCGCCGCGGCCCAGAAGGCCGGCATCACGATGTACTTCACCGGAGCCCGGCACTTCTTCCACTAG
- a CDS encoding ABC transporter ATP-binding protein, with protein sequence MTPPQHHPRHGEVLLDVQGLVKHFPISQGVVFKRKVGAVQAVDGVSFQLRRGETLGVVGESGCGKSTLAKLLMRLETPTAGKAVLEGRDIFSLGGTELRRLRRNVQMVMQDPYTSLNPRMTVGDIIGEPFEIHQDAAPRGDRRRRVQELLEVVGLNPEHVNRYPHQFSGGQRQRIGIARALALRPQIIVCDEPVSALDVSIQAQVINLLEQLQDEFGLSYIFIAHDLSVVRHIADRIAVMYLGKIVELGTEQEIYERPTHPYTQALLSAVPVPDPRARDHREIIRLDGDVPSPANPPSGCHFRTRCWKAQDICAAQEPPLVIRPADPHPSACHFPELRHPVA encoded by the coding sequence GTGACCCCGCCGCAGCACCACCCTCGGCACGGCGAGGTGCTGCTCGACGTGCAGGGTCTGGTCAAGCACTTCCCGATCAGCCAGGGCGTGGTGTTCAAGCGCAAGGTCGGCGCGGTGCAGGCGGTCGACGGCGTCAGCTTCCAGCTGCGCCGCGGCGAGACGCTCGGCGTGGTCGGCGAGTCCGGCTGCGGCAAGTCCACGCTGGCCAAGCTGCTCATGCGGCTGGAGACGCCGACCGCGGGCAAGGCCGTGCTGGAGGGGCGGGACATCTTCTCGCTCGGCGGCACCGAGCTGCGCAGACTCCGCCGCAACGTGCAGATGGTCATGCAGGATCCGTACACGTCGCTGAACCCGCGCATGACGGTCGGCGACATCATCGGCGAGCCGTTCGAGATCCACCAGGACGCGGCACCGCGCGGTGACCGCCGCCGTCGCGTCCAGGAACTGCTCGAGGTCGTCGGCCTGAACCCGGAGCACGTCAACCGATACCCGCACCAGTTCTCCGGCGGTCAGCGCCAGCGCATCGGCATCGCCCGCGCCCTGGCGCTCCGCCCGCAGATCATCGTCTGCGACGAGCCGGTGTCCGCGCTCGACGTGTCCATCCAGGCCCAGGTGATCAACCTGCTGGAGCAGTTGCAGGACGAGTTCGGGCTGTCGTACATCTTCATCGCCCACGACCTGAGCGTGGTCCGGCACATCGCGGACCGGATCGCGGTGATGTACCTCGGCAAGATCGTCGAGCTGGGTACGGAGCAGGAGATCTACGAGCGGCCGACCCACCCGTACACCCAGGCGCTGCTCTCCGCGGTCCCGGTGCCCGACCCCCGGGCACGCGACCACCGCGAGATCATCCGCCTCGACGGCGACGTGCCCTCCCCGGCCAACCCGCCGTCCGGCTGCCACTTCCGCACCCGCTGCTGGAAGGCGCAGGACATCTGCGCCGCCCAGGAGCCGCCACTGGTGATTCGGCCGGCCGACCCGCACCCGTCCGCCTGCCACTTCCCGGAACTCCGGCACCCGGTGGCGTAA
- a CDS encoding ABC transporter ATP-binding protein, which yields MPPAARHLLEVKDLFVEFKSRDGVAKVINGVSYHLDAGETLAVLGESGSGKSVTAQAIMGILDMPPARIPSGQIFYNGVDLLKLPEEKRREVRGKEISMIFQDALSALNPVFPVGWQIGEVLRKREGKSRADAQKRAIELMELVKIPAARQRVGDYPHQFSGGMRQRVMIAMSLAQDPKVLIADEPTTALDVTVQAQIMDLLGDLRRDLNMALILITHDLGVVADVADRIAVMYAGRIIEEAPVYDIYEAPAHPYTKGLLASIPRLDQRGQKLATIKGLPPNLANIPSGCPFHPRCPYAQPICRELVPAKHVLGPRYSACHFAQEVVSDQR from the coding sequence ATGCCTCCTGCTGCAAGACACCTGCTCGAGGTCAAGGACCTCTTCGTCGAGTTCAAGAGCCGGGACGGCGTCGCCAAGGTCATCAACGGCGTCTCGTACCACCTGGACGCCGGAGAGACGCTCGCGGTGCTCGGCGAGTCCGGGTCCGGCAAGTCGGTCACCGCGCAGGCGATCATGGGCATCCTGGACATGCCGCCCGCGCGGATCCCGTCCGGCCAGATTTTCTACAACGGCGTCGACCTGCTCAAGCTGCCCGAGGAGAAGCGGCGGGAGGTGCGCGGCAAGGAGATCTCGATGATCTTCCAGGACGCGCTCTCCGCGCTGAACCCGGTCTTCCCGGTCGGCTGGCAGATCGGCGAGGTGCTCCGCAAGCGTGAGGGCAAGTCGCGCGCCGACGCGCAGAAGCGGGCCATCGAGCTGATGGAACTGGTCAAGATCCCAGCCGCGCGGCAGCGCGTCGGGGACTACCCGCACCAGTTCTCCGGCGGCATGCGGCAGCGCGTCATGATCGCGATGTCGCTGGCGCAGGACCCGAAGGTGCTGATCGCGGACGAGCCGACCACCGCGCTCGACGTCACCGTGCAGGCCCAGATCATGGACCTGCTCGGCGACCTGCGGCGGGACCTCAACATGGCGCTGATCCTGATCACGCACGACCTCGGCGTGGTCGCGGACGTGGCGGACCGGATCGCGGTCATGTACGCGGGCCGGATCATCGAGGAAGCCCCGGTCTACGACATCTACGAGGCTCCGGCACACCCGTACACCAAGGGCCTGCTCGCCTCGATCCCCCGGCTCGACCAGCGCGGGCAGAAGCTCGCGACGATCAAGGGCCTGCCGCCGAACCTGGCGAACATCCCGTCCGGCTGCCCGTTCCACCCCCGCTGCCCGTACGCCCAGCCGATCTGCCGGGAACTCGTCCCGGCCAAGCACGTGCTCGGCCCGCGATACAGCGCCTGCCACTTCGCCCAGGAGGTAGTCAGTGACCAGCGCTAG
- the sucD gene encoding succinate--CoA ligase subunit alpha — translation MAIWLTKDSKVIVQGITGSEGTKHTKRMLAAGTNVVGGTNPKKAGQKLDFDGTELPVFGTVKEAMEKTGADVTVIFVPPAFSKAAVVEAIDAEIGLAIVITEGIPVHDSAAFWAHNVAKGQKTRIVGPNCPGIASPGQSNAGIIPGDITGAGRIGLVSKSGTLTYQLMYELRDIGFSTAVGIGGDPIIGTTHIDALKAFQDDPDTDAIVMIGEIGGDAEERAADFIKEYVTKPVVGYIAGFTAPPGKTMGHAGAIISGSAGTADAKKVALEAAGVKVGKTPSETARLMREIMS, via the coding sequence ATGGCTATCTGGCTCACCAAGGACTCCAAGGTCATCGTCCAGGGCATCACCGGGTCCGAGGGCACCAAGCACACCAAGCGCATGCTCGCCGCGGGCACCAACGTGGTCGGCGGCACCAACCCGAAGAAGGCCGGCCAGAAGCTGGACTTCGACGGGACCGAGCTGCCGGTCTTCGGCACGGTCAAGGAGGCCATGGAGAAGACCGGTGCGGACGTCACCGTCATCTTCGTGCCGCCGGCGTTCTCCAAGGCCGCGGTGGTCGAGGCGATCGACGCCGAGATCGGCCTGGCCATCGTGATCACCGAGGGCATCCCGGTACACGACAGCGCCGCGTTCTGGGCGCACAACGTGGCCAAGGGTCAGAAGACCCGGATCGTCGGCCCGAACTGCCCCGGCATCGCGTCGCCCGGCCAGTCCAACGCCGGCATCATCCCCGGTGACATCACCGGCGCCGGCCGGATCGGTCTGGTCTCCAAGAGCGGCACGCTGACCTACCAGCTCATGTACGAGCTGCGGGACATCGGCTTCTCCACCGCCGTGGGCATCGGCGGTGACCCGATCATCGGCACCACGCACATCGACGCGCTCAAGGCGTTCCAGGACGACCCGGACACCGACGCGATCGTGATGATCGGTGAGATCGGCGGCGACGCCGAGGAGCGGGCCGCGGACTTCATCAAGGAGTACGTGACCAAGCCGGTCGTCGGCTACATCGCGGGTTTCACCGCCCCGCCCGGCAAGACGATGGGTCACGCCGGTGCGATCATCTCCGGCTCGGCCGGCACCGCGGACGCGAAGAAGGTCGCGCTCGAGGCGGCCGGCGTCAAGGTCGGCAAGACGCCGTCCGAGACCGCGCGCCTGATGCGCGAGATCATGAGCTGA
- the sucC gene encoding ADP-forming succinate--CoA ligase subunit beta, with protein MDLYEYQGRELFERHGLPVLAGGVATTPEEARAIADRLGGRVVVKAQVKVGGRGKAGGVKLAEGTEEATARATDILGMDIKGHTVHKVMLTVTADIAEEYYLSYLLDRANRTFLCIASVAGGIEIETVAETDPDKVAKIAIDAIQGVDEAKAREIVAAAKFPADVAEQVVDIAQKLWVAFIKEDATLVEVNPLARTPEGKVLCLDAKVTLDENSHFRHADQEGFVDAASVDPLEQAAKEKNLNYVKLDGSVGIIGNGAGLVMSTLDVVAYAGENHGGVKPANFLDIGGGASATVMANGLEIVLSDPAVKSVFVNVFGGITACDAVANGILQALQLLADRGEQVTKPLVVRLDGNNAEAGRAILDSAANPLVERVDTMDGAAARAAELAAAGV; from the coding sequence GTGGACCTGTATGAGTACCAGGGGCGCGAGCTATTCGAGCGGCACGGCCTGCCCGTGCTGGCCGGTGGCGTCGCCACAACCCCCGAGGAGGCCCGCGCGATCGCCGACCGTCTCGGCGGCCGGGTCGTCGTCAAGGCGCAGGTGAAGGTCGGTGGCCGCGGTAAGGCCGGCGGCGTCAAGCTGGCCGAGGGCACGGAAGAGGCCACGGCTCGCGCCACGGACATCCTCGGGATGGACATCAAGGGTCACACGGTGCACAAGGTCATGCTGACCGTCACCGCTGACATCGCCGAGGAGTACTACCTCTCCTACCTGCTCGACCGGGCGAACCGCACGTTCCTGTGCATCGCCTCCGTCGCGGGCGGCATCGAGATCGAGACGGTCGCCGAGACCGACCCGGACAAGGTCGCCAAGATCGCGATCGACGCGATCCAGGGCGTGGACGAGGCGAAGGCGCGCGAGATCGTCGCCGCCGCCAAGTTCCCGGCCGACGTCGCGGAGCAGGTCGTCGACATCGCGCAGAAGCTGTGGGTGGCCTTCATCAAGGAGGACGCCACGCTGGTCGAGGTGAACCCGCTCGCCAGGACGCCGGAGGGCAAGGTCCTCTGCCTGGACGCCAAGGTGACGCTGGACGAGAACTCGCACTTCCGGCACGCCGACCAGGAGGGCTTCGTCGACGCCGCGTCGGTCGACCCGCTGGAGCAGGCGGCCAAGGAGAAGAACCTCAACTACGTGAAGCTCGACGGTTCCGTCGGCATCATCGGCAACGGCGCGGGCCTGGTCATGTCCACGCTCGACGTGGTCGCCTACGCGGGCGAGAACCACGGCGGCGTGAAGCCGGCGAACTTCCTCGACATCGGCGGCGGCGCGAGCGCCACCGTGATGGCGAACGGCCTGGAGATCGTGCTCTCCGACCCGGCCGTGAAGTCCGTCTTCGTCAACGTCTTCGGCGGAATCACCGCCTGTGACGCGGTCGCGAACGGCATCCTGCAGGCGTTGCAACTGCTGGCCGACCGGGGCGAGCAGGTCACCAAGCCGCTGGTCGTCCGCCTGGACGGCAACAACGCGGAGGCCGGCCGCGCGATTCTCGACTCGGCCGCGAACCCGCTCGTCGAGCGGGTCGACACCATGGACGGTGCGGCCGCGCGTGCCGCCGAGCTCGCGGCTGCGGGGGTCTGA
- a CDS encoding ABC transporter permease produces the protein MIRYIVRRLLQGVLTFFGATFVVYALMFANQDNPLQALAGERPISENVRQALTERYHLNEPFIVQYGYYMRGLFQGDFGTSLTDRKISELLENAWPNTAQLAIMAVIFAAVIGIVAGVVAGIRRASIFDHSTLIITLVLISIPIVVLAPLMQLFFGVELRWFPATAGANPTFYALLLPAMVLGAGSLATYSRLTRTSVVENLRADYVRTAKAKGLTRNRVIGVHVLRNSLIPVITYIGVDLGGLMAGAIVTEGVFNIPGVGSQLFRGITTEDGPLVVGFVSVLVIIFIVANLIVDLLYAVLDPRIRYE, from the coding sequence GTGATTCGCTACATCGTGCGACGCCTGCTTCAGGGCGTGCTCACATTCTTCGGGGCCACGTTCGTGGTCTACGCGCTGATGTTCGCCAATCAGGACAATCCGCTACAGGCGCTCGCGGGTGAGCGGCCGATCTCGGAGAACGTCCGGCAGGCGCTCACCGAGCGTTACCACCTGAACGAGCCGTTCATCGTCCAGTACGGCTACTACATGCGCGGCCTGTTCCAGGGCGACTTCGGTACGTCGCTGACCGACCGCAAGATCTCCGAGCTGCTGGAGAACGCCTGGCCGAACACGGCCCAGCTCGCGATCATGGCTGTGATCTTCGCGGCGGTGATCGGCATCGTGGCCGGCGTCGTCGCGGGCATCCGGCGCGCCAGCATCTTCGACCACTCCACGCTGATCATCACGCTGGTCCTGATCTCGATCCCGATCGTGGTGCTCGCACCGCTGATGCAGCTGTTCTTCGGCGTCGAGCTGCGGTGGTTCCCGGCCACCGCGGGCGCGAATCCGACGTTCTACGCGCTGCTGTTGCCCGCGATGGTGCTGGGCGCGGGCTCGCTGGCCACCTATTCGCGGTTGACGCGCACGTCGGTGGTGGAGAATCTGCGGGCCGACTATGTGCGGACCGCGAAGGCGAAGGGTTTGACCCGGAACCGGGTGATCGGCGTGCACGTGTTGCGTAACTCGCTGATCCCGGTGATCACCTACATCGGTGTGGACCTCGGTGGCCTGATGGCCGGTGCGATCGTGACCGAGGGTGTGTTCAACATCCCGGGCGTGGGTTCGCAGCTGTTCCGGGGCATCACCACGGAGGACGGCCCGCTCGTGGTCGGCTTCGTCAGCGTCCTGGTGATCATCTTCATCGTGGCCAATCTGATCGTCGACCTGCTCTACGCGGTCCTGGACCCGAGGATCCGGTATGAGTGA
- a CDS encoding GNAT family N-acetyltransferase, translated as MTIRPARPSDAAPLVALRRTVFPYLVRGEAATRRTLVTPPPGSSMASFVALSGSGAVVGFAAAFKNTSTTSRYAGQISLLHVHPAFRGRGHGSALLAASISHLRSLGLRDLRGYALPSSLPFAAARGFTASREVRYSGLGLSAPLPPAPALPAGYTLAPVSAISDRALFAAEAAGVADEPGDVAPDALTFEGWRYDVWEDPGLDKEASFVVLSPAGEVASLSLLQRDGDRCWSDMTATLPGHRGRGLARLAKTAALTRAAATGATMAYTSNDASNGPMLAINTRLGYRPAASTWSALITLPA; from the coding sequence ATGACCATCCGCCCGGCTCGCCCCTCCGACGCGGCCCCGCTGGTCGCGCTGCGCCGCACCGTCTTCCCCTATCTGGTCCGAGGCGAGGCCGCGACCCGGCGCACGCTGGTCACCCCGCCGCCCGGATCGTCGATGGCCTCGTTCGTGGCGCTCTCCGGATCCGGCGCCGTCGTCGGCTTCGCCGCCGCATTCAAGAACACCAGCACCACCTCGCGGTACGCGGGTCAGATCTCGCTGCTGCACGTGCACCCCGCATTCCGCGGCCGGGGACACGGATCGGCGCTGCTGGCCGCGTCCATCTCCCACCTACGCTCGCTCGGCCTGCGTGACCTGCGGGGCTACGCGCTGCCGTCGTCGCTGCCGTTCGCGGCCGCGCGCGGCTTCACGGCCAGCCGCGAGGTGCGCTACTCCGGGCTCGGCCTGTCCGCGCCGCTGCCACCGGCGCCGGCGCTGCCGGCCGGATACACACTCGCGCCGGTGTCGGCGATCTCCGACCGCGCGCTGTTCGCGGCCGAGGCGGCCGGAGTGGCGGACGAGCCCGGCGACGTCGCGCCGGACGCGCTCACGTTCGAGGGCTGGCGCTACGACGTGTGGGAGGACCCGGGGCTGGACAAGGAGGCAAGCTTCGTGGTGCTGTCCCCGGCCGGCGAGGTGGCGTCACTCTCCCTGCTCCAGCGCGACGGCGACCGCTGCTGGTCCGACATGACCGCCACGCTCCCGGGCCACCGCGGCCGGGGCCTGGCCCGGCTGGCGAAGACGGCCGCGCTCACCCGGGCCGCCGCCACCGGTGCCACCATGGCCTACACCTCGAACGACGCGTCGAACGGCCCGATGCTCGCGATCAACACCCGCCTCGGCTACCGCCCCGCCGCCTCCACTTGGTCCGCCCTCATCACCCTCCCCGCCTAA